ctgttgttttaagataacatgataagatgccttgcatgcttatgggaagagttttctatgagtatgcggcggttgccatgaccctcgattcataatctcgggtcgggggcgtgacatgcaCATATGCTTATTGAGCAGTTAAGATGCACATTCATCTTTTTCACTAATGAGCACTGCACTACATCCTATGTAAATGTTGCTCGGGAGATCTTTTGGTatgttttttttctttgcttttttcaCACTCTTCACATTCTGTGAGAGTTTATATGTGCATATATTTAGTTCCACTATAGTTATTCGTTGGAAAGAATTTGGATACTTATATAGGATCAAGGAACCCCAATTATACTTTCCACTAGTCTTGTTATAAGATGAGGTCTTAAGTTGTTACAAATAGTATCAGAACAAATGCGGTCTATAACTTATATGAACTAGGAGATACTGTAATATGAATTTATTGAGACTGATCATGGATTGAGCATGGTGTTTATAAATGAAAACATAAAGTTGGATCCATAGGCTAGCAAGGATATTAGGGTTTAAACGGAATGAGTATATTAAGATTCATATGGGTATGTATTTAGTCCTACATCGATTATTCATtggaaaaaatttgaatatttatataggatCAAGAAACTAAAATATTACCTTCCgactaatttttttggataaggTCTTTGACTATTACATACCCATTAATACTCTCAAATCTACATTAGTTTTTCCAAAATTCTCACCTAATGTAGACATCGGAAGGTCTCCCAATAAACAAACTTCAATAAATGGACTTCTTCCTCTTATGTTCATATCATATGATCAATGccacaatttctttcatcatagcACTGTCATATTGAATTTTGGCAACaataaatattatagtaaaatCAAAAGTATAATGCCTAAaacattcttgaaaatcaaaacaaATTCCAACAATACCAAAAAGAATCTTTATGGGAATAAAGTGTTTTATGTTCCACCATTTTGGCAATCCCTATTCTAAATTCCACTATAAGGACACGCGGGAAAGGTATTGGCCACAAAAGGAAGAATATATATCAACATTCAATCACAAAGGTAATTAAGCTCCATCATAAATAGGGAGCGACTTTTAATATCACATCTGCCTCTTCATTTTCATACTAAACTTATCTTGATATTGTCTAAGATAGAATCAATAggctaaaaattcaaatttatgcATCTATTCATAAACATGATGACCGACCTACGGTCAATCCCAATATATTCATATTACAGCATCTCTTAGTTCACAAAGGTTATGAACTTGATCGATTATGATATCATTTATCATAATACGggacttcatccaaaaagactagttaaaagatattatttgaacTTTTTGATACCGTATAAGTATGTAAGATCTTTCTAGTAAATAATTGATATGAAACTAAATACACGCCTGCATAGATTCTCATAAGAAATGATTTCTGACTTTTTTATATAAGCAGAAAGGGAAAGTAGACTTCCAGCTAAATTTCTCAAGCACATTCTACTGTTAATTTTTTTACAATCCTACTATGTCAAtcttcgtttctttttttttttatcattcttTGGATTTTGATCGATTTAAACattgaaaaatcttttattaCAAAAATGCAGCAAAAAGTCTTCTTTTCATATTCAACGGTCAATCAGAGAGCTTCGGTTGCTATATCGGCCATAATTTACTTTGGCCTAATTTGATCGTGGAGTCTGGCAGCAGTATCTTCTATTCAATCACCAAGCCTCACCTTTAAGAACCCTTCCATCCAACCGCAAGAAGATACTCTGAAATGGATATTTTGCACCGTGGAGAACTCTACAATCGTGAATGGAATCCAAACCCGTTCCAATTTCCCCTCCATTCAGACCCTCTCCCACAGCTCCCACACCTCCAGAGCCTTCTGAAAACATCGCCAGTGGTCAAATCCCGTTCCCCACCTTGGTTAGGTAAGAAGTGTCCCTCGAAACAAAGCTAGGCCTAGCTTCTAGAAGCCACCCTTCAGTCCCCAGTGGCGAACGTTAAACCCATGAACTCTCTCTCTTACATAAGCCTTACGCTTTTCCTTACCTCAGCTCCCCTCCTCTCGATCCCCCGTCCGTTCCCCCACCTTGTCTCCCGCACGTATCCGTGTACAAAACAAAGACGTCACCCCTTGAACAGAACCAGCCAAACGAAAACCCAGCCatcatgattatatatatataaccatttCCCTCATCCTCTCTCCAACAACAACTCGaacaacagagagagagagagcgcaatCCTTCGAGCTAGGCCAGCCATGGAGCCGAATGGAGTCGTCACCAAGACCAACCCACACCTAGCGGTGCTGCCGACCCCGGGCATGGGCCACTTGATCCCCCTGGTCGAGCTCGCGAAGCGGCTGGTCGCCCACCATGGCTTCTCCCTCACCTTCATCACCCTCGCCAGCTCCGCCTCCAAGGCCCAATCCGCCTTCCTCGGGGCCCTGCCCCCTTCCATCTCCTCCCTCGCCCTACCCCCCGTCCCCCTCGACGACCTCCCCCCCGACGCCCGCGTCGAGACCATCATGTCCGTCTCCGCCGCCCGCTCCGTCCCCGCCCTCCTCGACGTCCTCCGAGACCTCCAATCCTCCACCAACCTCGTCGCCTTCATCACCGACCTCTTCGGCGCCGACACCTTCGACGCCGCCAAACAGCTCGGCATCCCTCACTACATGTTCTTCCCTTCTAATCTATTGTTGCTCTCCCTCTTATTACATTTGCCGACTTTGGACGCGACGACGTCGTGCGAGTACCGGGACCTCCCCGGCCCGCTGGAGCTGTCGGGCTGCGTGCCGATCCCGGGCCCGGACCTCCTCCACCCGCTCCAGGACCGTTCCAACGAGTGCTACAAGTGGATGGTCCACCACGGCCGGCGCTACCGCGAGGCCGAGGGAATCCTGGTCAACTCGTTCGACGCGATGGAGCCTGGGGCGGCCAAGATCCTCCGGGAAAAAGAACCCGGTAGGCCTCTGGTCTACCCCATCGGGCCTCTGATCCAGACCGGTTCACCGGCGGGGATCGACGGGTCGGAGTGCCTCAAGTGGCTGGACGTGCAGCCACATGGGTCGGTGCTGTTCGTGTCGTTCGGCAGCGGTGGGACCCTGCCCAAGGCGCAGCTGTGGGAGCTGGCCTTGGATTGGAGATGAGCGGCCAGAGGTTCCTGTGGGTGGTCCGGAGCCCCAGCGACAGTGGGGAGACCAGTGGGTCCTACTTCAGCGCCCAGAGCAAGGGTGACCCTTTCGGCTACCTGCCCGAAGGGTTCGTGTCACGGACCAAGGATAGGGCGCTGGTGGTGCCATCGTGGGCGCCACAGATACAAGTGCTGGCCCATGGGGCGACGGCCGGATTCTTGATGCATTGCGGGTGGAATTCGACGCTGGAGAGCGTGGTGAACGGCGTGCCGATGATCGCATGGCCGCTGTACGCGGAGCAGCGCCAGAATGCGGTGATGCTGGTGGAGGGGGTGAAGGCGGCGCTGCGGCCCAAGGAAGGAGAGGACGGGTTGATCGGGAGGGAGGAGATTGCGAGGGTCGTGAAGGAGTTGATGGAAGGGGAGGAGGGGAAGAGGGTGAGGAGCCAGGTGAAGGAGCTCCAAGAGGCGGGGATCAAAGGGCTGCAGGAGGATGGGCTCGCCTACAAGACCCTCAACGAGGTGGCTAACAAATGGAAGGGCTTGAACTAATCCTGTGTAAAGAAACATATGTCTTTTGATTTCTTTCTtcgtttttccccctttttttttttttttaatttggtatGGTGTTGGTGCTATTAATTTTATGTCACTTTCTGAGAAGGGTGCTTCCATAGTTTAGAGTAATCTGTTAGAAGTGAGGTCACGCTCACGACTAGACTATTTTTTCCCAAGTCCTACACGCATGGTGCATGCGCTAATATTTTTCTCTATATAAAAATCTACCATTAAAGAATGAAAGAGGAAAGTggggaaaagaaaaataaaagctgAAAGCTTCTTCCCTCCAAGACTAACGCAAGGTACAGCAACCAGGGAACTCTTCAATAATTAGCTAATTGCTCATTTGGGATTCCACTGCTTGATGATAAAGGAACACGTTGGCCGAAGAATCactagtggttttttttttttttttgggtcaatAACACTAGTAGTTTAAAATTTGAGCATGATCTTCACAAGTTAGAACAGCTAATTGCTCCACCGCTTGATGATAAAGGAACATCAGCCGAAGAAACACTACTAGTTTAAAATTTGAACATGATCTTCACAAGTTAGAACAGAAAACTCCTCATTTAGGAGTCCACTGCTTGATGATAAAGGAACATCGGCCGAAGAAACGCTATTAGTTTAAAATTTGAACATGACCTTCACAAGTTAGAACACATTTTAATCCATGgtgaaaacaagaaaaaaatgaaaaagaaaaaagtttgaTGACTTTCCAACATGAAATGTGGGCATCCTTTCATAT
The sequence above is a segment of the Elaeis guineensis isolate ETL-2024a chromosome 7, EG11, whole genome shotgun sequence genome. Coding sequences within it:
- the LOC105048221 gene encoding LOW QUALITY PROTEIN: hydroquinone glucosyltransferase (The sequence of the model RefSeq protein was modified relative to this genomic sequence to represent the inferred CDS: inserted 1 base in 1 codon), translating into MEPNGVVTKTNPHLAVLPTPGMGHLIPLVELAKRLVAHHGFSLTFITLASSASKAQSAFLGALPPSISSLALPPVPLDDLPPDARVETIMSVSAARSVPALLDVLRDLQSSTNLVAFITDLFGADTFDAAKQLGIPHYMFFPSNLLLLSLLLHLPTLDATTSCEYRDLPGPLELSGCVPIPGPDLLHPLQDRSNECYKWMVHHGRRYREAEGILVNSFDAMEPGAAKILREKEPGRPLVYPIGPLIQTGSPAGIDGSECLKWLDVQPHGSVLFVSFGSGGTLPKAQLWELXLGLEMSGQRFLWVVRSPSDSGETSGSYFSAQSKGDPFGYLPEGFVSRTKDRALVVPSWAPQIQVLAHGATAGFLMHCGWNSTLESVVNGVPMIAWPLYAEQRQNAVMLVEGVKAALRPKEGEDGLIGREEIARVVKELMEGEEGKRVRSQVKELQEAGIKGLQEDGLAYKTLNEVANKWKGLN